The Fundulus heteroclitus isolate FHET01 chromosome 13, MU-UCD_Fhet_4.1, whole genome shotgun sequence genome contains a region encoding:
- the LOC118565143 gene encoding uncharacterized protein LOC118565143 has protein sequence MSTKSTVIPCDKLVNLQVRGYKDEKRITLPPVYTREFIPVNRSHILTSETALKWPHLEKLADKLPPLLECEVGLLIGYNCQQALLPRKVLAGKENQPYAQLTDLGWSIVGCSSQSQNHNDVIGTSHRIIVREVFPVSQPAVELKKQVHFVCRTQVKEASPTDVIKALESDFSEHATDDNPVSQEDILFMSKVTKGIKQKNDGHYELPLPFKTDNPNLPNNKQSAEHRLSSLERRLRRDEKYYKDYFKFMNDIITRGDAEKVPEHELNNKTAWYIPHHGVYHPHKPEKIRVVFDCSAHFQGTSLNDHLLTGPDLTNTLVGVLCRFRKGLVAIMCDVERMFHQFHVIKEHQDYLRFLWWDKGNLNSEPSVYRMKVHLFGAASSPGCCNFGLKHIALQGRNKFSKETVEFIQRGFYVDDGLTSVTSTAKAIQLVKESRELCKTGNVHLHKFVSNNKEVLATIPQEEQAQSKDQNMAFGELHIECALGVQWSPTYQLSSLNTTMNVYIIKEEA, from the exons ATGTCCACCAAGTCAACAGTTATACCATGTGACAAGCTGGTAAACCTTCAAGTTAGAGGAtataaagatgaaaaaagaaTTACACTGCCACCAGTATATACAAGAGAGTTTATCCCTGTCAACAGATCACATATCCTAACCTCTGAAACCGCCTTAAAGTGGCCTCATCTGGAAAAGCTGGCAGATAAGCTACCTCCACTGCTCGAATGCGAAGTTGGTCTACTTATCGGCTATAATTGTCAACAAGCCCTCCTACCACGCAAAGTTCTTGCAGGCAAAGAGAACCAACCTTACGCACAGTTAACTGATCTTGGCTGGAGCATAGTTGGTTGCTCATCTCAATCTCAAAATCACAACGATGTCATCGGTACAAGTCACAGAATAATTGTTCGTGAAGTATTCCCTGTTTCACAACCAGCAGTTGAACTCAAGAAACAAGTACATTTTGTATGCAGAACTCAAGTAAAGGAAGCCAGTCCAACTGATGTGATTAAGGCTTTGGAATCCGATTTTTCTGAACATGCAACAGATGACAATCCAGTTTCACAGGAAGACATTTTGTTCATGTCAAAGGTGACCAAAGGTATAAAACAGAAGAACGATGGTCATTACGAACTCCCGTTACCATTCAAAACAGACAATCCGAATCTCCCAAACAACAAGCAAAGTGCTGAACACAGATTGTCTTCATTGGAACGTCGACTAAGAAGGGATGAGAAATACTATAaagattatttcaagttcatgAACGATATTATAACTCGCGGAGATGCAGAAAAGGTGCCAGAACATGAGCTGAACAACAAGACAGCATGGTACATCCCGCATCACGGGGTTTACCACCCCCACAAACCAGAGAAAATACGTGTGGTTTTTGACTGTTCTGCACACTTCCAAGGAACATCTCTCAACGATCATCTATTGACTGGACCGGATCTCACCAACACATTGGTTGGAGTGTTATGCCGATTTAGAAAGGGCCTCGTCGCCATTATGTGTGATGTGGAAAGAATGTTCCACCAATTCCATGTCATTAAGGAACATCAAGATTATTTAAGATTTCTTTGGTGGGACAAAGGCAATTTAAACTCCGAACCTTCAGTTTACAGGATGAAAGTACATCTTTTTGGAGCAGCATCATCTCCTGGATGTTGTAATTTTGGACTCAAACACATTGCATTACAGGGTAGAAACAAGTTCAGCAAAGAGACTGTTGAATTCATCCAAAGAGGTTTTTACGTTGACGATGGACTTACTAGTGTAACATCAACAGCCAAAGCTATACAGCTGGTCAAAGAGTCAAGGGAACTTTGCAAAACAGGAAACGTACATCTGCATAAGTTTGTGTCAAACAATAAAGAGGTGCTTGCAACAATTCCCCAGGAAGAACAAGCTCAGTCCAAAGATCAGAACATGGCTTTTGGAGAACTCCACATTGAATGTGCACTTGGAGTACAATG GAGTCCCACGTATCAGCTCTCCTCGTTAAACACTACCATGAACGTGTACATCATCAAGGAAGAGGCATGA